In Andrena cerasifolii isolate SP2316 chromosome 11, iyAndCera1_principal, whole genome shotgun sequence, the genomic stretch TTCGGCTGCTGAATAATCGAAAGGCCATTTTTTGTAACGACAGTCGCCTTTCTCGCATCGCGTGACGCCGCTAATAACAAAGTGTAAACCACCTGTTCTCCCCTGCAGTCATCTAGCTTCGTGTCCAGGCGCGCACGCAGTGCCTCTGACACGGCAAACGGCAGCTTTTCACCCCTTTACCACCCCCGATCTCAATTCGAGCCCCATACATTCGCCGTTTAACTGTCGTCGACATCGTGCTCCCAACGCTGCTCCTCCGCGACCATTTATTCCTCAACCATCACAATTTCCAACCCCTTCTTTTCCCGCCGAACACCGCGCGGTGGCGTTTCGCCGAGGATGACTCGATAAGTTTGCGGCAAGTGACAGTTTCTTTTCGCAAACATTGTCCATGCTGGCTCTTTTAGTCAttctttaatttcaaataataactgCGTGGGATGAATCGTTGTTTGAAATCAATTCTTGCTAGTTGATTGTGAGGTGACATGGAATATTAAagtttgaacttttttatggtTTTTGTGATGATTTTGGATGTTTTTTGTCAATTAAAATGTCGAGTTCGGTGGTTATAGGTGATGGAACTTTGAAGGGTGATTAGAGAATTTTTAATTGAACGGATGAGGGGTTAGTTTTTGGTGACTCTGAGCTTGTAAATTGTACTTTTCATGGCGCTTCGGTGTCACTGGTTGTAATGGGTTTCACGAGTGGAGAGAATTATAATATTGTGTTTCTGATGTTTAGGAAGGTAGAACAGCATTGCATTATTGTGCGGCTTGCAAGGATTTCGAGGCGATTTGGGATGTTCTCATAGAAGGCGACTGCGACGCGAGTATCTGCGACAAAAGGGGCAACCCGGCGGCGTACTACTTGGAACACAGCACCGAAATCGAGTTGCCGGAGGTGGAGAGCATGTCCCGCCGAAAGATGAGCAGTGGCAAGGAAAGTGAGTGGTTTTAATCGAGCACGTGCACCGTTCTGATTCAAACACTTAAACGAATTCATCCGAAAGCTGTTTCAGGCACACGTTCAAAAGAAATTTTCTGTCTgcttgaaatttgttttaagcGCGATGCTTCGTCAATAATGCACCTTTTATTTCCCAGCAAAGGTTCATTACTTATATCTCAAAGACAAACGCTAAAGTTATTTTAAATGCATATAAAATTATTCACAAAACTTTATATTAATTTGACGAACAACATGTTTTCATGCAACAGAAATTCGGGGACCTCGTTATGCGAACGTCGAGGAAAGACGAGTAAATTGAGCTCACTCTAGGCTATGACAGTTAAATGCAACTGAAGGTACATGGGTGGCAATGAAAGTTATCGTCGGTTTCAATTAATGTGTCTGTTCGTCATACAAGTACTCAGTGGGCAGACAGCTTGGCTAAAAACAACTTAGTAAATGAATTCTAGACAACCTTGCGGTAGGCTCCGTTCCGTTCATCCTCCACCTTAGTCGGATATAGATTCCTTGACTTATACCCTACTACGAATCCACCCCTAATGACCAGCGAGAATCGATAGGACTTAAATTTGTAAGGCGCGGAAAACTGCTGGCGATCGATAAGATGACATGCCGTGGGTAATCGAGCAGCGAATTATTTAGAAACTCTTTAAAACTGTAGTGCCCAGAAACTGTGTCAACGTTGTAACGATGCAGGAATGTTGAAGCTTAATCCAAGATTCCTCAAGATATACTAGCTTTATAATACAGTCAGAAATGGACACCTTTATAATTGATTTTCGCTTGAAACAGAACCGTGCAATTCCCTAGAAAAGATTGGGTGTTTCTGTTCACTAGTAAATACATATTTGCATTTCCTTCGACGATCGACTGACAAGCAGAAATCGGCAAACCAATATCCTGAAAATCTGCATTCCTATAGCATTCCTCTGTTCTGTGCCGTTTAAGCTTGAATGGTAAACTGTTCCAAGAAAATCTGAATACCTAATAGCTCTATAAAGTTGAACGAGAATTTCCGTAGTAAATCAATGACGATTACAATGCATAATCAAATAACGATTACATCCAATTCAGTGGGGATAAGTTGCAAGGACCTCGCAATACTAAAATCAGTGAAACAAAATTGAGCCCCTTTCAAATGATCGGCAACTTTGATGATACCATTTCTTTATGCAATGGAGCTAAATTAATAGCCGACCAGAAAAGAGTAAGTTCACTTCGAATGCTGCCATTTACATTGAGCCGAGAAAATGGCCCTCGAGTTGTTCGAACTGACATTGGAAGTTCCATGGAATTGACAGACCTCGAAGTCGCATTAAATTGTTATAAGCAGCCGGTATTTTACGTCGCATACGAAGCCAGTGTGCCACGCTTGCAATGTACACCGGAATTCCCGCCTACTACATTGATTGATCTATTTACTAAGAAAGCAATAGGGTACGTACGATGTAAACGGTGGCTCGAAACGTGTCAGCGACGTGACGGAGTCCGTGCACTCGGCTGacttctaaaaaatttattaatcctTCGTGGAGCACGCAATCTCTGTCGAAAGAGAACATTAAGCCAcgtttccacgtgctgcaaatgCACTGCACTTATCCAACTATGTAAGAAAGGCTGCTCTTCGAAAGCAGAGCACAGGTAAGATGCGTGGtaagccacgttcccacgtgAGTGGCGTACGaatcgtttaaggggttatacctagtcaggagggcgaaaagaggcgaatttttttgaaaaagcgaaagcatatatttttacagaactttttgcacttaaaagagcaatatttaaagaacatttggtattttttttgtagaaaaatatttacgtttataataaaaatacagcggcatccaagaagcttttttaaaaacagTGAGCCAGATATCTCAAATATCTACTGCACcagtctttctgaaattttgtgggcttatattttatataaaaatctattgAATGACAGAGGGatttttttccattgtatagtGTCGATTTTATCCACGAAAAAtggccattagtgataaccatgaagccatttttcttTGATAAAGtcgaaactatacaatggaaaaaaaatccctccgtcattcagtagatttttatataaaatataagcccacaaaatttcagaaagactgTAGCAGTAGAtatttgagatatcttgctcaccgtttttaaaaaaggcttcttggatgtcgttatatttttattataaacgtaaatatttttctacaaaaaaattaccaaatgttttttaaatgttactcttttaagtgttatgcttttttaaaaaaaattcgtccctttttggcctcctgactagctataaccccttaagccacACTCCTACTTGTGATTACAACACAGTTCAGATGCAAAGTATTCTATACATcgtatttcttcgaataatttttgtaaatgtgTATGTAGAATGGAATATCTCGTTTAATCACCTTAGTCGCGGTCCGTTATGTTATGTAAAAAATCGATGATTCATTGGTAATCGTAGATGTTTGCTGAAAGATAATTACTTAATTGGACGACGGCGGTTTCATTAAACCACACTTGAGAATTTTAATACTCAGTCATTCTGTTTAATTTATGCGTTAAAGATACTGTTTAGTTCGTTAGAATTTTATTCCACTCGTCTCCAGAATAGCGCCAGTGTCGaacacaaaatcgatcatcCGTGGTAAGAGGATTCCCCCAGTgcttaaaatatgtattacaCTGTTCAAACACGCAACGCTCTgttataaatcctgttgctcgTGAATTCTTAAGAAACCAGTTATACCTCGAGGCAAGAAGACCGCGTCATTACGATACTTATTATAAAAAACCAAGTCGTACAAGCCTCTGATTAATTGAAACCCCCAACCTGTGTCCAAGTACCTAAACGTACGTCACACATCTTCCTACATTTTTCGAAGCCTGGTATTGTAATCGAGAAAAAACCAGACACGTCTAAGAAATTATGTCCCAGCACTGTTATTAATTATCAATCAAACATCGATTTAAAGAAAAAGGCGAATAAAAGGACCAACGACTGTCTTTGGAAGACATTATTCGAAACATCTGAATAATTGCTGTAACTGTTGAAGAAAATGTTCCCTTCCTAGGCTGGGATTTCAAACCTTCCAACATAAGAATATGGATCCACAACCGGGACATCAGGAAATTGCAACACGTTTTATGGGAAGGACATGGAAACAAATTGCGTATGGAGACCAGCAACAATCCACGCGTGAAAAGATTTTTGGAAGCCGTTCCCCACATAATGGTTCGTGACACTACCAaaattttaaactgtttttctcaacggtatataaaaaattcactcTATTTCCCTTCGATTTCGATTCAGTGATAGAAATAATTTCCAAAGATTCACTGCTACAAATGTAtctttattttccaaaaatttttatagTAACAAAACTAAATTTCTGTGCTTTTGTGAAAGGGCACCGTCAAAGACGTCCACGCAGCGACAGTGCGCAACGATTTAGAGAagcttaaaaagaaaattgattcCACGTCGCCAGCCGTTCTCTGCAGCAAAGATAGCAACGGCTTAAACGTCCTGCACAAGGTAAACTACACGCAAACCGTAATTTTCTGTTTCTGGATACTTTAGTATCCTGATAAGCGTCGTTTAAatgatgaaattttgaataaatgtCAGGCCGCTGGATTGGGATACACGGAAATCGCGAGAGAAATCTTAGCGAGATACCCGACAGTTGTGGAAGCGCAAGACAACGATGGAAAAACACCCTTGCACTATGCAGCTGCAGTGAAAGACGGTGGAACGCTGTATGATTTGTTAACGGAGCATGGAGCTGACGAGAGCAAGCTAGACAGCGTAAGTTTTCAGTATggtgaataaataattatagaaattaatcCACTGTATCGATTGAAATGGAAATGAAATACTCGAAATGGCAGAAGTCGAGTCAGTTCGAACTGAGATGTGCAATTACTGCAACATATTGTTATACCTTCATCCTATATCGAAGAATTAAATAGTATCTCtgtgtataatttataaaaatcgtaCGTGAGAGGAAGAGATGTTTCTATTCCTCGTTGTACCTCGCATTAATCGACTAAATGGTGACTCGCAACGGAGTATCTTAAGCTCCGAATTAAACGAAACACTTGCGTTCATTTGTGTAATCGTTTTCTTCGTCAGAAACAAAAAGCAGCAGCTTTCTATAAGAACCGACCATCGGACATAGATCAATCGCTGTTAACCGTGGTACCAGAAGCACCTCGAGTCTCTGGACCATCGTACCCCAAGCACTGGGACTGGAGGATTTTGGAGGCAGAAGAATCAATTTCAAGGGGGATGAAGAAAGTCCACAGTGCAGATATTGACAGTGCGTTCGGCAGCGCTGAATCTGCATCGAAGAGTTTCAGCAGGTCCATGGAGCAGGTACCACAGTGAACACTTGGAGCCTTTGTAACTTAATAATACGCTAACACTCTAAGTCTAAGCCTCGAACGCGATACCACCTAGTTCATTAAAAGGTAGAGACAGAGTCTCATTAGAGAAAAGTCCATTTAGGTACACCTTACCTACGACCGTAGCTAAAGTTTGCCCCATTTCGAACAAATTTTGCATTCATTGATATTATACAGTACCTAAACCCTGCTTCgatattctagaaaaaaaaaatagaaaacaaattttaagatCACCGAGATTAATGACTAATTTAACAAAACAGATAAAGAACGTCGAAGATGACGGGGAAAAAGAACACCAGGAAGATGCAGGGAGCGCAGAAAAGCCAGGAAATGCAGAGGATGTAGAAACTGCAGAGAATGCAGAGGAGAAGCCAGAGCACCCGGAAGATACGGAAAATGGGGAGAGTAAGGAGGAAGAGACcgcgcaggaaacgaaggtGGACGATTCGGAGGAAAGATCCTCGGACGATGACGTGGTGACGGGTGCACCGATGCAAGAGGCAGAGGAAACTGCCAAGCCCGAACACCAAGGCGAAGAGGAGCCGGCAGAAGCGGAACCTGAAGAGAAGGCAGAGGAAACAGAGGGAACGCGGGAAACGGAGGACGCCAAGGAGGAGGCTGACGGCCCCGAATCTGCGGAAGCTGAGGACGTcgtggagaaggagaaggaggagaaggaagacaacgaggagaaggaggagaagaaggaagagCAAGTGGTGGAAAACAAGGCGGAGCACGAAGAGAGAAACGAGGCGAGCACAGGTGATTCTGGGGTCGATGATCCAGGAAACGACGAAGACCAGGTACACTCATCATAACTCTTAAACGAATCCAGTTTCAGGAACGTAATCGGCTAGTACACAGACATAAACGCGAGTTTCATAGGCAGTGAAGCGCAAGATACGAGataagtatatattatataagtataagttaagaagaagagggaaagGGATGCAAAGCTGCTAAATTCTGGGCTTCGGCGTTCGTTCGGCGAATGAATAATTAAGGGAGTACATAGCCAGTTAGCTACCAACGTTGACCGTAACACGTACGATGGTTGTAAGTGTCACTGTGTATTGAAGTTAAGAAACGATCGATATCGAAATATTATACAGTATGTTCTTTGTCACGCACAAATataccaataaataaataactgaaCGAAGGACTTCTGTTCTGTAACTTCTCAATGAAACAGTCCCACGAACGCTTGAAGGATTATCGGAGGATCGCGATGGCATTCAGGATGCTGCGCTCGTTTCTTTATTCTCCATGTGCTTTATTTAGCGCCAACAGGTAGAAACTCGAAATTGACTACGTATTTCAAACTCATTAATCCATTTACATTCCGCGAAACACCAAGCCTGACAGCATTAAAACGAGACACCCcgggaataaaaaattaagcctTCAAGCGTTCAAACGACCACCATTTCTCGGCACAAAGACAATTCACGCCAACATTCAGCTACTCGACGGATAGAAACATTAAGACGTTTATTAAAACACACCacgatttgaaaaagaaaaataccgGACTATATAGCTATATCGATCGAAAAACCCAGGTGTAGGGCGCATCGTCACGCAATGCAGACACGAGGCTAAGACAGCGGACGATCGATTTGCACGTTTAGATTGCCCCGTATGATTAATATTTCCCCTATCGACCGGCACGTGCCCGCCCGTCCGTGCGCATGGTTTTGCACCTAGGCATGATTAGCAGGTGATCGTGGGCGAGCACGAGGAGCTTCCGGAGGCAGAAGTAAACGAGGGCAGCATGACGGCGGACCCAGAAATCGAGACGCTGCTGGAGAACGGCAACATGGAGCAGTTGGCCGGTTTGGTTCTCAACGGGGAAGGCAGAAGATTGGTCGGACGGCATTCGGGGAATCCTGAGCTACAGGCGTTCATCGATCGCGTCCCTTCCTACATGGTATTACGCACTACCTGTGTTGCGAAACACTTTTTTGTTTGCTCGGCCTATTTCTTGAGGAGGCGTCTATCAGCGTGCTCGTTCCACATCATTTACGTTATTCAGTAGATGACGGTGCTTATTCGTTCGTTAATTAATAAGCTATTCCGCAAACTTGTTCCAGTGTcagcctgttttttttttcccaccTTTATTTCTAATTACGTGTTAATTGTGCGATGAATAGGAATGCGTATAATTCTTACAGGGTAAAATCCACGCCGTGCACATGGCAGCGCGAGAGGGAAATCTGAGAGATCTGCAGAGCGCGTTAGATCGTCGCAAATTCGCTGTCGCGAGGGATGGATCGTCGCCCCGCGGTGCAACGCCCCTTCATGTTGCTGTTGTATTTGGGAACACTGCTATTATCAGGTACACCGACGTACCACACGCGATGCGATTAATGAAGAAACAAAGATTTCTGACGAATTATTTTCTCCCTATCGTAATTGCTCCATGTTTGAAGAGTCTTCGAGCTTTCAATGGTAGAAGCAAAATGGATGAAACGAttgattttgtttaatattcaaattgaaAGTGGGGCAAGGCAGTTTCAGTGTTGCTGTCTGAAAGTATTCGTGTAATGCATTCTGGTCCTTTACCATGTACCACACTTCCAGCAAGCATATCTGAATCTGAGGTATAGCTTGCACCACATTCTTCCATCGTGATAGTTATTTTTTCTAATAATTATACTGGCCTTCGCACAGAACTGTTTAGTTCGATATAGTGAATAATAGCTTGCGAAAGTTCACCTTGCAAGTACTTTCGCGAAGTTCATGACAGAGAAATTAATAGTGCGAGGGGCAAACGAGTTACCTTGTCATGCTTCAATCAAGTGTTATCGATTTCTGTCACCTATCCTATTAATTATTTGTGTATCCTTTTAGATACCTGGCGGGGAGGTTTCCTGAAACTGCGCATGCCATTGATCTAGATGGCCGGACACCCTTGCATTACGCTACCACCCTTGCAGACAACGGACACTACTACAACCTACTGCTTCATTTGGGTGCCAATCCTCTGGTTCAAGACAATGTGAGTTAACCTTTTTCATAATCAATCGTTTCCTGCAAAATGACACTTCAtttttaacgattttaattcGTGACGGGGTACTAAATGCATCGGAATTGGAAACATATTGAGATACTCATCTATCACCCTGCGGAAAGTAAATACcttttgaatttaaagaaatattgaagcGTTGTAtatcttgtttttaaatttttaaactgtttttgaGGATCCAAGGATTTCAGACTAAAATTTTCTCTGTAGTTAGGTACATTGGTAATAAAATGTTTGCACGCTACACAGTGTTAGTTTCAATTTTGACTATggtgtttttaaatatattgttcgTGCAATTACTTTGTCACCTAGCTCGGACACAAGGCGGACTATTATAAGCAAGATCAAAGCGAATTCTCACACAAAACACTGCTACGCAGTTTCGGGGCTAACGAAAACCTCGCCGACGAAATGTTGGCCGACAAAGGTATTTTATTCGGACGAGGCATTTATAGCACCATCGCTCACACCAAACAGATATGTACGATGATCGTTCGAAGCACTGTCAAAGATCTCACTCCACGTTTTGTTTCTCAAACGAACTGAAATTCAGGCTCTATTTCAAGATACTGCCGCATTTATTTACAGTACCATCACCTTGCTTTTTCACACGTTTCACCTTTACCCTCATGTAACATCATCACAGAGTCACAAATTATGAAATCTTATACAGGTGCTTGAAAcatccctagtagcacaaaatattggttcaatattttcttcaaatattaaaaaacgttGAATCCAGATAcctattatatatacaaaaaatgtgaaatatgaaaatgtttagaaaatatgaactaaatattcatggaatataaaataaatatttagaaaatgtgAAGTAAATAATCATGAAATGTgatataaatattcagaattgtaaaataaatttcaggaaatgtaaaattaaaatttaaaaattgtaaagtaaatattcagaaaaaaatatttgcttcttaatctagaacaaatattgtatatttaaatatcaaaaagaggtCGAAtgtctttttaatattggatgtatgtgtattcaatatttagtGCTACTAATTAGGGATTCTTCAAATTGAAAGCCACACATTGACAGACTTCCCAACTGCAACCCCCCATAAAAGTACTATTAAGCCTAATGGTTTTGTCACAAAGTTTCGTATCATTTCAACTACTCTCCTGTTTCAAAAGACTCGCCAGTTTTTAGCCGCCCCTAAAGCTATCAAACTACCAAGATCACCTGCCACGCATCATCAAGCATCCCTATCATCGTCGAATCGAAACAACTCGCATCATTCAGTTCCCCAATCACTACTAACGAGTCTGCCCAAATTTCCTGATTAACGTATCCGCGGCTCATCACGTTCCACTCTTCGTCTTCCTCTGGACCCTGGCCCTTTCTGGTCTCGCTGCTCGATGCGAACAGTTCCTGGAGGGGACACGTACTCTGCCCGCCGAGACATAACCGAGCCAGAGACCCTAGCCACCTTGGAACGGTGCTTCCGACTGCTCGCTGGCACAAGGCACATCGCGACCCCGAAGTCACCTGGCAACCCCGGTACACTGATCAGCCGTTGCCTGAAACGGCCCATATTCGATCATATCAAGCACCGTGTGACACGCATGGACCACAATCTCTTTGACGTGATCTGGCCCGCTTTAAAGAAATACGGTAACGCGACTGGCAACAGCAAAGCGAGCAGCGCTTACTCGTTCATCAGCAACGCAGAAGAGGACAGCGGTCTGACCGTCGTCGCGCCAGATTACGAGAGCTACACCGTCTTCGGGGAGTTCTTCGACCCCCTGATCAGAGACATCCATTGCGTGACTGCCAGCGGTGACCTCCCCGACCACCCAGCGCCAAGGTTCTTCTACAGCGACGAGGACGAAAGCGAGGAGAACCCAGACACCGTCGACGAAATGACGATCTCGGCGATCGAGGCGTACGATCTCGATCCCCCAGCAAAGTACGTTCAAGCTGCCATTATCGAGTGTTGCAGAAACCTCGAGAAACACACGTTCCCGTTGACGCTGACGGTGAACCAGTTGGAGAGGGTGGAACGCGAGATCACTAACGAGTTGATGAGCCAGGAAATCTCGGGAATGATGGCCGAGGGTAGCAGCGAGGACGAGCCGGGGACGTACTTCACCCTCAATGAAATCTTGGACCAGCCCAGTCCTATCAGAGCCCAATTAGCCGCCGCTGGCTTGCTCTTACCGATCACAGACTTCGAACTGAACGATGATAAACGCCTCCATGGCAGACACTGGCCGTACGGGCGAGGGGTGTACGTCACAGCTGCTGGAGATCTTGCTGCCTGGGTGAACGTCCAGGATCACTTAAGGATCGTCTGTCGAACCGCCGACAACCGGCCGGGTCTCATAGGCCGTGCCTACGTGAGGCTGGCAAAGATTATGCTGATGCTCGATGAGAAGCTCAAGTTCAGGCGGGATAAGAAGCTAGGCTTCCTCAGTGCGCGGCCTTACGCCATCGGCAACACCCTTAGGTTCAGCGTGATAATTCGGTTCCCCGAGCTGTCCAAAGAGTTCGACAACTTGAAACATCTGTGCGTCGTTCGTGGACTGAGCATACGCGAAACGGCGCGGCAAGACACTGTTAGAATCAGCAATCAACAGTCTCTGAGCGTCACCGAGCTGCAGACGCTTCAAGACTTCTGTAGGGCTGTTCTGAATGTTTTAACGTTAGAGAAGGAGCTGTCCATAAACAGCTCGCTGAAAATCGCCAATCTTATCGCGGGGCTGTTTCGTAAACGCACCAGTGGCAAACGATTTCAGAAATAATTGACGGAATGGGACCAAAGCTATAGTTGACTGAGACAAGACGCTTCTCCGCGCCTACGAGCCTGCCTTTTATCGTTCGCATCAGTGGAGACTTTTACTCCCAGTTTATATcgattttctttcttcttctttcttttttttttttttaaaacactggaTTAATGCGCTTATACGTGGAAACCTTCTGTGATAATTCTTGAGCCAATACGTTCGACTGCCAATTAATCCCCGTAGGGATAAAACCGTAGAGAGACTGTCACGTATGTCGATAGAGAGGCATAGGAGCGTTGGAAAGATGTGTGTGAACGTTATTCTATTTCTCGTGCACCGAATTACGATGcttaaacaaaatttcgttgCTCGATTAATTGGATTAGCTACTTGGAGGGACACTGGACTGTTTACTAGGTTAGTAAATGAACGTTATTGGTCCACGAACAGTTGTTACGACGCTTTCGACATGTTGTCGCACGACACCATGCTTACGTACGCGAAATGTGTCTATGTACATATCTGGATCGCGGAGTCACTTGCCGCAACGATCTTATCCAGATCACGGGGGAGGTAGTCTCGTTTAACTGGAAGCAAGCTTAAGAATAATATATGAAAGCTTCTTTATGTCACGCACGAGTTCGATGTtcacagaaataaaaaacgGCGTAGCACATGTCTTTCCAACTTGATGTATTCAATTTACAATGAACAGTATATATTCCTGAGTAGCTACTATATGTAAAGTATCGTACGCATAAAACCGAAATTGACCGAACATGAATTGGGCGCACTTTCTTTGGGACCGACTGTTATGGTGACACTTTCGCGGTTACGTGTACATACGTGTGCTTCTGTATTTCGAATTCTGTACCGTATAAATCGGCCACTTGAACTTTTTCTGCCTGCGATTTGTATCTGTGTACACGTTTTTCAGAGTGAAGCAACACAGTACGCTTTCATGGTGCACCTTTTCCTTCATACAAGATCGTTTGCAGTTTGTGCGTAATCATTCTGTGTTTTGAACAATAGTTGTTGCAAACATTCATCAGACTTTCATTGAATAATCCAAGTGGATAATAAAAGATTCGAATAACGATACGCAACGAAAacgaaaatatgtatataatccTCTTTCCAGATGACCAGCAACTGGACATATCGATATTTCGCGAAGAAGAGGGTCGCTACTTAGCGTCGTGTAAGCGAAAGTTATATTAATTGACTATATTAGC encodes the following:
- the LOC143374797 gene encoding uncharacterized protein LOC143374797 isoform X1, encoding MTQMNPTTLKSWLLRGELEKLEHVVLEGRGARLLGEHSPDLRTRVFLKGLPNYLTKISNVHDAVSRGSLPEVQKLVTEGAKKKLAIAKDPAGIPLLHKAVYYDHQDIVEWLVQNYPITVQQKDREGRTALHYCAACKDFEAIWDVLIEGDCDASICDKRGNPAAYYLEHSTEIELPEVESMSRRKMSSGKESWDFKPSNIRIWIHNRDIRKLQHVLWEGHGNKLRMETSNNPRVKRFLEAVPHIMGTVKDVHAATVRNDLEKLKKKIDSTSPAVLCSKDSNGLNVLHKAAGLGYTEIAREILARYPTVVEAQDNDGKTPLHYAAAVKDGGTLYDLLTEHGADESKLDSKQKAAAFYKNRPSDIDQSLLTVVPEAPRVSGPSYPKHWDWRILEAEESISRGMKKVHSADIDSAFGSAESASKSFSRSMEQIKNVEDDGEKEHQEDAGSAEKPGNAEDVETAENAEEKPEHPEDTENGESKEEETAQETKVDDSEERSSDDDVVTGAPMQEAEETAKPEHQGEEEPAEAEPEEKAEETEGTRETEDAKEEADGPESAEAEDVVEKEKEEKEDNEEKEEKKEEQVVENKAEHEERNEASTGDSGVDDPGNDEDQQVIVGEHEELPEAEVNEGSMTADPEIETLLENGNMEQLAGLVLNGEGRRLVGRHSGNPELQAFIDRVPSYMGKIHAVHMAAREGNLRDLQSALDRRKFAVARDGSSPRGATPLHVAVVFGNTAIIRYLAGRFPETAHAIDLDGRTPLHYATTLADNGHYYNLLLHLGANPLVQDNLGHKADYYKQDQSEFSHKTLLRSFGANENLADEMLADKVPGGDTYSARRDITEPETLATLERCFRLLAGTRHIATPKSPGNPGTLISRCLKRPIFDHIKHRVTRMDHNLFDVIWPALKKYGNATGNSKASSAYSFISNAEEDSGLTVVAPDYESYTVFGEFFDPLIRDIHCVTASGDLPDHPAPRFFYSDEDESEENPDTVDEMTISAIEAYDLDPPAKYVQAAIIECCRNLEKHTFPLTLTVNQLERVEREITNELMSQEISGMMAEGSSEDEPGTYFTLNEILDQPSPIRAQLAAAGLLLPITDFELNDDKRLHGRHWPYGRGVYVTAAGDLAAWVNVQDHLRIVCRTADNRPGLIGRAYVRLAKIMLMLDEKLKFRRDKKLGFLSARPYAIGNTLRFSVIIRFPELSKEFDNLKHLCVVRGLSIRETARQDTVRISNQQSLSVTELQTLQDFCRAVLNVLTLEKELSINSSLKIANLIAGLFRKRTSGKRFQK
- the LOC143374797 gene encoding uncharacterized protein LOC143374797 isoform X2, yielding MTQMNPTTLKSWLLRGELEKLEHVVLEGRGARLLGEHSPDLRTRVFLKGLPNYLTKISNVHDAVSRGSLPEVQKLVTEGAKKKLAIAKDPAGIPLLHKAVYYDHQDIVEWLVQNYPITVQQKDREGRTALHYCAACKDFEAIWDVLIEGDCDASICDKRGNPAAYYLEHSTEIELPEVESMSRRKMSSGKESWDFKPSNIRIWIHNRDIRKLQHVLWEGHGNKLRMETSNNPRVKRFLEAVPHIMGTVKDVHAATVRNDLEKLKKKIDSTSPAVLCSKDSNGLNVLHKAAGLGYTEIAREILARYPTVVEAQDNDGKTPLHYAAAVKDGGTLYDLLTEHGADESKLDSKQKAAAFYKNRPSDIDQSLLTVVPEAPRVSGPSYPKHWDWRILEAEESISRGMKKVHSADIDSAFGSAESASKSFSRSMEQIKNVEDDGEKEHQEDAGSAEKPGNAEDVETAENAEEKPEHPEDTENGESKEEETAQETKVDDSEERSSDDDVVTGAPMQEAEETAKPEHQGEEEPAEAEPEEKAEETEGTRETEDAKEEADGPESAEAEDVVEKEKEEKEDNEEKEEKKEEQVVENKAEHEERNEASTGDSGVDDPGNDEDQVIVGEHEELPEAEVNEGSMTADPEIETLLENGNMEQLAGLVLNGEGRRLVGRHSGNPELQAFIDRVPSYMGKIHAVHMAAREGNLRDLQSALDRRKFAVARDGSSPRGATPLHVAVVFGNTAIIRYLAGRFPETAHAIDLDGRTPLHYATTLADNGHYYNLLLHLGANPLVQDNLGHKADYYKQDQSEFSHKTLLRSFGANENLADEMLADKVPGGDTYSARRDITEPETLATLERCFRLLAGTRHIATPKSPGNPGTLISRCLKRPIFDHIKHRVTRMDHNLFDVIWPALKKYGNATGNSKASSAYSFISNAEEDSGLTVVAPDYESYTVFGEFFDPLIRDIHCVTASGDLPDHPAPRFFYSDEDESEENPDTVDEMTISAIEAYDLDPPAKYVQAAIIECCRNLEKHTFPLTLTVNQLERVEREITNELMSQEISGMMAEGSSEDEPGTYFTLNEILDQPSPIRAQLAAAGLLLPITDFELNDDKRLHGRHWPYGRGVYVTAAGDLAAWVNVQDHLRIVCRTADNRPGLIGRAYVRLAKIMLMLDEKLKFRRDKKLGFLSARPYAIGNTLRFSVIIRFPELSKEFDNLKHLCVVRGLSIRETARQDTVRISNQQSLSVTELQTLQDFCRAVLNVLTLEKELSINSSLKIANLIAGLFRKRTSGKRFQK